A genome region from Micromonospora peucetia includes the following:
- a CDS encoding S8 family serine peptidase, whose product MSKPRNLSRRTSAALFASVVAASAVTVAGGAATASAAPNAAPDASQATPVEALGSHDAKLLGEAEAKKAPTVTLIVATKKGEAKDVAADLKALGAAVTERYDSIGYILAKVPTSKVVKAATLPGVSAVDLDETIQLPDPTPEVAPSGKKAAKQATTLSGPGAGTRADNPYMPTNEIGAVDFVADNPQWDGRGVTIGIMDSGVDLGHPALQKTTTGERKIVDWVTATDPFEDATWRPMLTEVTGPTFTSGGATWTAPAGTYRFNRFSESITAASDPAGDVNRDGDRTDTFGILYDPATHNIWVDTNQNNNFTDDAVMRPYKEKYDVGYFGTDNPATPVAERIPFVVEYREDVDTAPIGGPGLLDYVNIGIVESTHGTHVAGITAANDMLGNGAFDGAAPGAKLVSARACSWGGGCTYAALTTGMADLVINRKVDVINMSIGGLPALNDGNNARTVLYNNLITTYGVQMFISAGNSGPGLNTIGDPSVAGNVVSVAASISKDTWLANYGSAVKKKNALFNFSSRGPREDGGVKPNIAAPGSAISTAPTWQLGNAVPEAGYSLPPGYAMLNGTSMASPQAAGAAALLLSAARATDKGVTPAALRRAIYSSAKPINDVPTYAQGYGMFNVPGAWKLLRKGVEARSYTSDASVCTVLSGQLATPNQGTGLYNRCASTDGGQRIGQSKTYQVKLTRTSGPAGTVKHNVGLRGNDGTFKAPKTVSLPLNKTVTVSVTAKPATAGAHGAIMTIDDPATSVIDFEVSAVVVASNDVKKPNFSFSAEGSVDRNGFTSYFVTVPPGAGALQVNLSGIATGSQTRFVAFNPYGVPVDSTSSLACYTNFASTVVCNAFERDYQNPIAGVWEIEVESRRTSPSLNNPFQLTARVQGVAVEPAVVELPSVDAGTATPVTWSLRNAFGPVAVTGQGGPLSSVHAERPTITEGGSQEYIVEVPAGATRFTARIGNTASAAADLDLYVFRGAAEVGRAADGDSEEAVTINNPPAGTYRVVVEGYAVDGAGGSTAYDYRDSFSAAALGSLSAPATPLNLAHGATATLTGTVTAQSTPVAGRALFGELSVVTTEGAVVGRGAVSIGAVN is encoded by the coding sequence GTGAGCAAACCCCGAAACCTGAGCCGGCGGACCTCCGCCGCGCTCTTCGCGTCGGTCGTGGCGGCCAGCGCCGTGACCGTGGCGGGCGGTGCCGCCACCGCGAGCGCCGCCCCCAACGCCGCACCCGACGCATCCCAGGCCACCCCCGTGGAGGCGCTGGGCTCGCACGACGCCAAGCTGCTCGGCGAGGCGGAGGCGAAGAAGGCCCCGACCGTCACGCTCATCGTGGCCACCAAGAAGGGCGAGGCGAAGGACGTCGCCGCCGATCTCAAGGCGCTGGGCGCGGCCGTCACCGAGCGCTACGACAGCATCGGCTACATCCTGGCCAAGGTCCCCACCTCCAAGGTGGTGAAGGCGGCCACGCTGCCCGGCGTCTCCGCCGTCGACCTGGACGAGACGATCCAGCTGCCCGACCCGACGCCCGAGGTGGCACCCTCCGGCAAGAAGGCGGCGAAGCAGGCCACGACCCTGTCCGGCCCCGGGGCCGGCACCCGGGCCGACAACCCCTACATGCCGACGAACGAGATCGGCGCGGTCGACTTCGTGGCGGACAACCCCCAGTGGGACGGCCGCGGCGTCACGATCGGCATCATGGACTCCGGTGTGGACCTCGGTCACCCGGCGCTTCAGAAGACCACCACCGGCGAGCGGAAGATCGTCGACTGGGTGACCGCGACGGACCCGTTCGAGGACGCCACCTGGCGCCCGATGCTCACCGAGGTTACCGGTCCCACGTTCACCTCCGGCGGCGCGACCTGGACTGCCCCGGCGGGCACCTACCGGTTCAACCGGTTCAGCGAGTCGATCACGGCCGCCAGCGACCCGGCCGGTGACGTCAACCGCGACGGCGACCGGACCGACACGTTCGGCATCCTCTACGACCCGGCCACCCACAACATCTGGGTGGACACCAACCAGAACAACAACTTCACCGACGACGCCGTGATGCGGCCGTACAAGGAGAAGTACGACGTCGGCTACTTCGGCACCGACAACCCGGCCACCCCGGTGGCCGAGCGGATCCCGTTCGTGGTCGAGTACCGCGAGGACGTGGACACCGCGCCCATCGGCGGCCCCGGCCTGCTGGACTACGTCAACATCGGCATCGTCGAGAGCACCCACGGCACCCACGTCGCCGGCATCACCGCCGCCAACGACATGCTCGGCAACGGCGCCTTCGACGGTGCCGCGCCCGGTGCCAAGCTGGTCTCCGCCCGGGCCTGCTCGTGGGGCGGCGGCTGCACCTACGCCGCCCTCACCACCGGCATGGCCGACCTGGTGATCAACCGCAAGGTCGACGTGATCAACATGTCGATCGGCGGTCTGCCGGCGCTGAACGACGGCAACAACGCCCGCACCGTGCTCTACAACAACCTGATCACCACCTACGGCGTGCAGATGTTCATCTCGGCCGGCAACTCCGGCCCGGGCCTGAACACCATCGGCGACCCCTCGGTGGCCGGCAACGTGGTCAGCGTCGCGGCGAGCATCAGCAAGGACACCTGGCTGGCCAACTACGGTTCCGCGGTGAAGAAGAAGAACGCGCTGTTCAACTTCTCCTCCCGCGGCCCGCGTGAGGACGGCGGCGTCAAGCCGAACATCGCCGCGCCGGGCTCGGCCATCTCCACCGCCCCGACCTGGCAGCTCGGCAACGCGGTCCCCGAGGCCGGCTACTCGCTGCCCCCGGGCTACGCGATGCTGAACGGCACCTCGATGGCCTCCCCGCAGGCCGCCGGCGCCGCCGCGCTGCTGCTGTCGGCCGCCAGGGCGACCGACAAGGGCGTCACCCCGGCCGCGCTGCGCCGGGCGATCTACAGCTCGGCCAAGCCGATCAACGACGTCCCGACGTACGCCCAGGGCTACGGCATGTTCAACGTGCCGGGCGCGTGGAAGCTGCTGCGCAAGGGCGTGGAGGCCCGGTCCTACACGTCCGATGCCTCGGTCTGCACCGTGCTGTCCGGTCAGTTGGCCACCCCGAACCAGGGCACCGGCCTCTACAACCGTTGCGCCTCCACGGACGGCGGCCAGCGGATCGGCCAGTCGAAGACCTACCAGGTCAAGCTCACCCGCACCAGCGGGCCGGCCGGCACCGTGAAGCACAACGTGGGCCTGCGCGGCAACGACGGCACCTTCAAGGCGCCGAAGACCGTCTCGCTCCCGCTGAACAAGACCGTCACCGTCTCGGTCACCGCCAAGCCGGCCACCGCCGGCGCGCACGGCGCGATCATGACGATCGACGATCCGGCCACCTCGGTCATCGACTTCGAGGTCTCCGCCGTCGTGGTGGCCTCGAACGACGTGAAGAAGCCGAACTTCTCCTTCTCTGCCGAGGGCTCGGTTGACCGGAACGGCTTCACCTCGTACTTCGTGACGGTTCCGCCGGGTGCGGGTGCCCTCCAGGTGAACCTCTCCGGCATCGCCACCGGTTCGCAGACCCGGTTCGTCGCCTTCAACCCGTACGGCGTGCCGGTGGACAGCACCTCCAGCCTCGCCTGCTACACCAACTTCGCCAGCACGGTCGTCTGCAACGCGTTCGAGCGCGACTACCAGAACCCGATCGCCGGGGTCTGGGAGATCGAGGTGGAGTCCCGGCGGACCTCGCCGTCGCTGAACAACCCGTTCCAGCTCACGGCGCGGGTACAGGGTGTCGCGGTCGAGCCGGCCGTGGTCGAGCTGCCGTCGGTCGACGCCGGCACGGCGACTCCGGTGACCTGGTCGCTGCGCAACGCCTTCGGCCCGGTCGCGGTGACCGGCCAGGGCGGCCCGCTCTCCAGCGTCCACGCCGAGCGGCCCACCATCACCGAGGGCGGTTCGCAGGAGTACATCGTGGAGGTGCCGGCGGGCGCGACCCGCTTCACCGCCCGAATCGGCAACACGGCCAGCGCCGCGGCCGACCTCGACCTCTACGTCTTCCGCGGCGCCGCGGAGGTCGGTCGGGCCGCCGACGGCGACTCCGAGGAGGCCGTGACCATCAACAACCCGCCGGCGGGCACCTACCGGGTGGTCGTCGAGGGCTACGCGGTGGACGGGGCCGGTGGCAGCACCGCCTACGACTACCGGGACTCGTTCTCCGCGGCGGCGCTGGGTAGTCTCTCGGCGCCCGCCACCCCGCTCAACCTGGCCCACGGCGCCACCGCCACCCTCACCGGTACGGTGACCGCCCAGTCCACCCCGGTCGCCGGTCGGGCGCTCTTCGGTGAGCTGTCCGTGGTGACCACCGAGGGCGCGGTCGTCGGCCGCGGTGCCGTCTCCATCGGCGCCGTGAACTGA
- a CDS encoding 4-hydroxy-3-methylbut-2-enyl diphosphate reductase: protein MTQAEATSRTGKRVILAKPRGYCAGVDRAVQTVEEALKLYGAPIYVRKQIVHNKHVVQTLEAQGAIFVEENEEVPEGATVVFSAHGVAPVVYEQARSRSLRAIDATCPLVTKVHHEAKRFAAEDYDILLIGHEGHEEVIGTSGEAPEHIQLVDGPEDADRITVRDPNKVVWLSQTTLSVDETLETVARLKKRLPMLQSPPSDDICYATSNRQHVVKEIAPECDVVIVVGSTNSSNSVRLVEVALDAGARAGHLVDFAYEIDDAWLEGARTVGLTSGASVPDELVQEVLAHLAARGFTDVDEVVTANERLTFSLPQELKRDMKAAAAARG from the coding sequence GTGACTCAGGCTGAAGCGACGTCCCGGACCGGCAAGCGCGTGATCCTGGCCAAGCCCCGCGGCTACTGCGCGGGGGTGGACCGCGCGGTGCAGACCGTGGAGGAGGCACTCAAGCTCTACGGCGCCCCGATCTACGTACGCAAGCAGATCGTGCACAACAAGCACGTCGTGCAGACCCTGGAGGCCCAGGGTGCGATCTTCGTGGAGGAGAACGAGGAGGTGCCGGAGGGCGCCACCGTCGTCTTCTCCGCGCACGGGGTCGCCCCGGTGGTCTACGAGCAGGCCCGGAGCCGCTCGCTGCGGGCGATCGACGCGACCTGCCCGTTGGTCACCAAGGTGCACCACGAGGCGAAGCGGTTCGCCGCCGAGGACTACGACATCCTGCTGATCGGCCACGAGGGGCACGAGGAGGTCATCGGCACCTCCGGTGAGGCCCCCGAGCACATCCAGCTCGTGGACGGGCCCGAGGACGCCGACAGGATCACCGTCCGCGACCCGAACAAGGTCGTCTGGCTCTCCCAGACCACCCTCTCGGTCGACGAGACGCTGGAGACGGTGGCCCGGCTCAAGAAGCGGCTGCCGATGCTCCAGTCGCCGCCCAGCGACGACATCTGCTACGCCACCTCCAACCGGCAGCACGTGGTCAAGGAGATCGCGCCCGAGTGCGACGTGGTGATCGTCGTCGGCTCGACCAACTCCTCCAACTCCGTACGCCTCGTCGAGGTCGCCCTGGACGCCGGCGCGCGCGCCGGTCACCTCGTCGACTTCGCGTACGAGATCGACGACGCGTGGCTGGAGGGGGCGCGCACGGTCGGCCTGACCTCGGGTGCCAGCGTCCCCGACGAACTGGTCCAGGAGGTGCTCGCCCACCTCGCCGCGCGCGGCTTCACCGACGTCGACGAGGTGGTGACCGCCAACGAGCGGCTGACCTTCTCGTTGCCGCAGGAGCTCAAGCGGGACATGAAGGCCGCCGCCGCGGCCCGTGGCTGA
- the xseA gene encoding exodeoxyribonuclease VII large subunit, translating to MSTGEVGRSTSEEPWPVRVVSQKVGAWIARLGWVWVDGQVAQISRRPGASTVFLTLRDPSADLSLTVTTNRDVLDSGAPELREGARVVLHAKPEFYAARGTLSLRADEIRQVGLGELLARLEKLKKLLAAEGLFDRARKRRPPFLPNRIGLITGRASAAERDVLTNAGRRWPAVEFRTVNVAVQGPSAVPQIVDALKVLDADPTIDVIIIARGGGGIEDLLPFSDEALCRAVFACRTPVVSAIGHETDTPLVDYVADLRASTPTDAAKRVVPDLTEEVRLIRQARHRLERAVRHLVDRESHRLDGLRSRPVLARPQVMVDQRAADLTGLRQRAGRCLDHRLAAADDDLRHTLARLRALSPAATLDRGYAIVQRADGHVVRAASEVGKGDPLRVRLADGELAATVDG from the coding sequence GTGAGCACAGGCGAGGTGGGGCGGAGCACATCCGAGGAGCCGTGGCCGGTCCGGGTGGTCAGCCAGAAGGTCGGCGCCTGGATCGCCCGGCTGGGCTGGGTGTGGGTGGACGGGCAGGTGGCGCAGATCAGCCGCCGGCCTGGTGCCAGCACCGTCTTCCTCACCCTGCGGGACCCGTCGGCCGACCTGAGCCTGACCGTCACCACGAACCGGGACGTCCTCGACTCCGGCGCGCCTGAGCTGCGTGAGGGCGCCCGGGTGGTGCTGCACGCCAAGCCGGAGTTCTACGCCGCCCGGGGCACGTTGAGCCTGCGCGCCGACGAGATCCGGCAGGTCGGCCTCGGCGAGCTGCTGGCCCGGCTGGAGAAACTCAAGAAGCTGCTCGCGGCCGAGGGGCTGTTCGACCGGGCGCGCAAGCGCCGGCCGCCGTTCCTGCCCAACCGGATCGGGCTGATCACCGGCCGTGCGTCGGCCGCCGAGCGGGACGTGCTGACCAACGCCGGCCGGCGCTGGCCGGCGGTGGAGTTCCGCACCGTCAACGTGGCCGTCCAGGGGCCGAGCGCGGTCCCGCAGATCGTCGACGCGCTCAAGGTGCTCGACGCCGACCCGACCATCGACGTGATCATCATCGCCCGGGGCGGGGGTGGCATCGAGGACCTGCTGCCCTTCTCCGACGAGGCGCTCTGCCGGGCCGTCTTCGCCTGCCGTACCCCGGTGGTCAGCGCCATCGGTCACGAGACCGACACGCCGCTGGTCGACTACGTCGCCGACCTGCGGGCCTCGACGCCGACCGACGCGGCCAAGCGGGTGGTACCCGACCTCACCGAGGAGGTACGCCTCATCCGGCAGGCCCGACACCGCCTCGAACGCGCGGTTCGTCACCTGGTGGATCGCGAGTCGCACCGACTCGACGGGCTACGCTCCCGTCCGGTGCTGGCCCGCCCGCAGGTGATGGTCGACCAGCGGGCCGCCGACCTGACCGGGCTGCGGCAGCGGGCCGGGCGCTGCCTGGACCACCGGCTCGCCGCCGCCGACGACGACCTGCGGCACACCCTGGCCCGGCTGCGCGCCCTCTCCCCCGCCGCCACCCTCGACCGGGGCTACGCGATCGTCCAACGCGCCGACGGTCACGTCGTGCGCGCCGCGTCCGAGGTCGGCAAGGGCGACCCGCTCCGGGTACGCCTCGCCGACGGCGAGCTGGCCGCGACGGTCGACGGGTGA
- a CDS encoding exodeoxyribonuclease VII small subunit, giving the protein MTDEKKDEQLSYEQARAELASVVERLEAGGTTLEESLALWERGEKLADTCQRWLDGARARIDATRQAPTS; this is encoded by the coding sequence ATGACTGACGAGAAGAAGGACGAACAGCTCAGCTACGAGCAGGCCCGCGCCGAACTGGCGTCGGTGGTCGAGCGGCTGGAGGCCGGCGGCACCACGCTGGAGGAGTCGCTGGCGCTCTGGGAGCGCGGCGAGAAGCTCGCCGACACCTGCCAGCGCTGGCTCGACGGCGCCCGCGCCCGCATCGACGCCACCCGCCAAGCCCCCACCTCCTGA
- a CDS encoding DUF4245 domain-containing protein, which translates to MEPAQPADRVPADSTPPDGQPPVVPSRTAAVPEGEPALVEPADAPRAAPPDGPAETGERPAPPPAVDTRKSERSPKDMAISLLVLLIPIALLLAFYRGFLGGDQPSTVDPVPALESARAANAFPVSEPAELDDGWRTVTANFQTVEGGSSLRLGYLTPEGRGAQLVQSSVPPERLLPTELTAEGQPQGQTDLGGLTWQRYTARGNEQALVLLEPDRTVIVIGDARDNELRQLAGAIR; encoded by the coding sequence GCCGGACGGCCAGCCGCCGGTCGTCCCGAGCCGGACCGCCGCCGTACCGGAGGGGGAGCCGGCGCTGGTCGAGCCCGCCGACGCTCCCCGGGCGGCTCCGCCAGACGGCCCGGCGGAGACCGGCGAGCGGCCCGCGCCGCCGCCCGCGGTCGACACCCGCAAGTCGGAACGCTCGCCGAAGGACATGGCGATCTCGTTGCTCGTGCTGCTGATCCCGATCGCCCTGCTGCTCGCCTTCTACCGGGGGTTCCTCGGCGGCGACCAGCCGTCGACCGTCGATCCGGTGCCCGCCCTGGAGTCGGCGCGGGCCGCCAACGCCTTCCCGGTCAGCGAGCCGGCGGAGTTGGACGACGGGTGGCGTACGGTCACCGCGAACTTCCAGACCGTCGAGGGCGGGTCGAGCCTCCGCCTCGGCTACCTGACTCCGGAGGGTCGGGGTGCCCAGCTGGTGCAGAGCAGCGTGCCGCCGGAGCGTCTGCTGCCGACCGAGCTGACCGCCGAGGGGCAGCCGCAGGGCCAGACCGACCTGGGCGGGCTTACCTGGCAGCGCTACACCGCCCGGGGCAACGAGCAGGCGCTGGTGCTGCTCGAACCGGACCGGACGGTGATCGTGATCGGCGACGCCCGGGACAACGAGCTGCGACAGCTGGCCGGGGCGATCCGCTAG